One genomic region from Pseudoduganella lutea encodes:
- a CDS encoding barstar family protein, with amino-acid sequence MSLFLTVPPNLVQSIRAFRIAELQEEAGRLGQHFLYAHCHAGLTKQQVLGIIAESFRFPKPCGKNFDALRTTLTETLAAAGEQPGFVIVLEQLPNTQKFDREARETLLDVFRDSSDWWAEKKVPFRVFYSFE; translated from the coding sequence ATGAGTTTGTTCTTAACCGTGCCGCCCAACCTCGTTCAGTCCATCAGGGCATTCCGGATCGCTGAACTGCAAGAGGAGGCCGGCCGCCTGGGCCAGCATTTTCTGTATGCGCATTGCCATGCCGGCCTGACGAAGCAGCAAGTGCTGGGCATCATTGCCGAATCATTCAGGTTCCCCAAGCCCTGCGGCAAGAATTTCGATGCGTTGCGCACCACGCTGACGGAAACGCTGGCGGCGGCCGGCGAGCAACCCGGTTTCGTGATCGTGCTCGAACAACTGCCCAATACCCAGAAATTCGACCGCGAAGCACGCGAAACGCTGCTCGACGTGTTCCGCGATTCCTCCGATTGGTGGGCTGAAAAGAAAGTGCCGTTCCGCGTCTTTTATTCGTTCGAATAA
- the purN gene encoding phosphoribosylglycinamide formyltransferase, translating into MKNIVILISGRGSNMEAVVRAAEAEQWPARIAAVISNRADAKGLEFAAARGIPTAVVPNKEYPSREAFDAALQTVIDGFAPDLVVLAGFMRILTPAFVEHYSGRMLNIHPSLLPLFPGLHTHEAALAAGHAEHGATVHFVTAELDHGPVVDQVAVPILPGDTPDTLSARLLVQEHVLYPRAIRWFIEDKLTVENGQVITPHNSRPAN; encoded by the coding sequence ATGAAAAATATCGTCATCCTCATTTCGGGCCGCGGCAGCAATATGGAAGCCGTGGTCCGCGCCGCCGAAGCGGAGCAGTGGCCGGCGCGGATCGCCGCCGTCATCAGCAACCGTGCCGATGCCAAGGGCCTGGAATTCGCCGCGGCGCGCGGCATCCCGACTGCCGTGGTGCCGAACAAGGAATACCCGAGCCGTGAAGCATTCGATGCCGCGCTGCAGACCGTGATCGACGGCTTCGCGCCGGATCTCGTGGTGCTGGCGGGCTTCATGCGCATTCTCACGCCCGCTTTCGTGGAGCACTACAGCGGCCGGATGCTGAACATCCATCCCTCGCTGCTGCCGCTGTTCCCCGGCCTGCACACGCACGAGGCGGCGCTGGCCGCCGGCCATGCCGAACATGGCGCCACCGTGCATTTCGTGACGGCGGAGCTGGACCATGGCCCGGTGGTGGATCAGGTAGCGGTACCGATCCTGCCGGGCGATACGCCGGACACCCTGTCGGCGCGCCTGCTGGTGCAGGAACATGTGCTGTATCCGCGCGCCATCCGCTGGTTCATCGAAGATAAACTGACCGTCGAGAACGGCCAGGTCATTACCCCGCACAATTCGCGCCCCGCGAACTAA
- a CDS encoding RsmB/NOP family class I SAM-dependent RNA methyltransferase produces MRLPPAVLASAEEVLREILRFTAPADTTLSRYFKDHPRLGGRERGAIAECIYAVLRNKNFFTEFSEPNGGATMRRLTLLGLADAVGIDALPGLSEEEVEWLTRMRDIDRSLLHKSLRTNMPKWLWEKLAEQYGEEEALQLADALNAPAPLDLRVNALKADRDKVIEQLAQAPIVATATPFAPLGLRVLKKPQLQNLPLFKEGAIEVQDEGSQVLAQILGARRGEMVVDFCAGAGGKTLALGAQMRNTGRLYAFDVSEKRLAKLKPRLARSGLSNVHPVAIAHERDAKIKRLTGKIDRVLVDAPCSGMGTLRRNPDVKWRQPVEAIAEMHAKQVSILDGAARLVKSGGRLVYATCSLLNEENDAVAEQFIANHPDFQLVPMSQVLAEQKIDLEMGDYLKLLPHRHQTDGFFAAVFERKPMAKAAPADEPSEDEAGSKAED; encoded by the coding sequence ATGAGATTGCCACCAGCAGTACTCGCCAGCGCCGAAGAAGTGCTGCGCGAGATCTTGCGCTTTACCGCGCCGGCCGACACCACGTTGTCGCGCTACTTCAAGGACCACCCCCGCCTCGGCGGCCGCGAGCGCGGTGCCATCGCCGAATGCATTTATGCGGTGCTCCGCAACAAGAATTTCTTCACGGAGTTTTCCGAGCCGAACGGCGGCGCGACCATGCGCCGCCTGACGTTGCTGGGCCTGGCCGATGCCGTCGGCATCGACGCGCTGCCCGGCCTGTCGGAGGAAGAGGTCGAGTGGCTGACGCGGATGAGGGACATCGACCGCTCGCTGCTGCACAAGTCGCTGCGCACCAATATGCCGAAATGGCTGTGGGAAAAGCTTGCCGAGCAATACGGTGAAGAAGAAGCGCTGCAGCTTGCCGATGCGCTGAATGCGCCCGCGCCGCTGGACCTGCGCGTGAACGCGCTGAAGGCAGACCGCGACAAGGTCATCGAGCAACTGGCCCAGGCACCGATCGTCGCCACGGCCACGCCATTCGCGCCGCTGGGCCTGCGCGTGCTGAAAAAGCCGCAACTGCAGAATCTGCCGCTGTTCAAGGAAGGCGCGATCGAAGTGCAGGACGAAGGCAGCCAGGTGCTGGCCCAGATCCTGGGCGCGCGCCGCGGCGAGATGGTGGTGGACTTTTGCGCCGGTGCCGGCGGCAAGACGCTGGCACTGGGCGCGCAGATGCGCAACACCGGCCGCCTCTATGCGTTCGACGTTTCCGAAAAGCGCCTGGCCAAGCTGAAGCCGCGGTTGGCGCGCTCGGGCCTGTCGAACGTGCATCCGGTGGCCATCGCGCATGAACGCGATGCCAAGATCAAGCGCCTGACCGGCAAGATCGACCGCGTGCTGGTCGATGCGCCATGCTCCGGCATGGGCACGCTGCGCCGCAACCCGGACGTGAAGTGGCGCCAGCCGGTGGAGGCGATCGCCGAGATGCACGCCAAGCAGGTATCGATCCTGGACGGCGCCGCCCGCCTGGTAAAGAGCGGCGGCCGCCTCGTGTACGCCACGTGCAGCCTGCTGAACGAAGAGAATGACGCGGTGGCGGAACAGTTCATCGCCAACCATCCGGATTTCCAGCTGGTGCCGATGAGCCAGGTACTGGCCGAACAGAAGATCGACCTGGAAATGGGCGACTACCTGAAGCTGCTGCCGCACCGGCACCAGACCGATGGCTTCTTTGCCGCCGTGTTCGAGCGCAAGCCGATGGCCAAGGCGGCGCCGGCTGACGAGCCTTCCGAAGACGAGGCCGGGTCCAAGGCCGAAGACTGA
- a CDS encoding mechanosensitive ion channel family protein, with the protein MKQIPLSALWNDLLGDLRDPGLMWQLGALVLSVTLGWTLSRMALSRIGRREDRGTMARFGVEGFARVIGPLAIVCLLWLSQIVLSRWYHVNLLKVALPIWGSLAVIRLTFYLLRRVFARRGEIGAAMLTFEKIFQLLVWIAFALYITGYWDDIYRYLDNMTLHLGKNKVTAAEILQGLVSVVVTLVLAMWAGAAMEERLMGVETLNSNVRVVLARIGRALLIVFAVLFSLNLVGIDLTVLSVFGGALGVGLGLGLQKIASNYISGFIILLDRSLQIGDMITVDKWSGRVARINTRYTILQGLDGVESIVPNEMFVSSPVQNTTLTNKEVWLSTKVFVSYDTDLDFALGLLEKAAASVPRVLQSKPPGASLLNFGADGLELQVGFWIGDPEKGRGGVTSDVNRAIWKALKEHEVLVPYPAREMRIIGASTVSGQDLGIPQETA; encoded by the coding sequence ATGAAGCAGATCCCGCTGTCGGCATTATGGAACGACCTGCTGGGCGACCTGCGCGATCCGGGCCTGATGTGGCAGCTGGGAGCGCTGGTCCTGTCCGTGACACTGGGCTGGACATTGTCGCGCATGGCGCTGTCCCGGATCGGGCGGCGCGAAGACCGCGGCACCATGGCCCGGTTCGGCGTCGAAGGCTTTGCCCGCGTAATCGGGCCGCTGGCGATCGTCTGCCTGCTGTGGCTGTCGCAGATCGTGCTGTCACGCTGGTATCATGTCAACCTGCTGAAGGTCGCGCTGCCCATCTGGGGCTCGCTGGCCGTGATCCGCCTCACGTTCTACTTGTTGCGGCGGGTCTTTGCGCGCCGTGGCGAGATCGGCGCGGCGATGCTGACGTTCGAAAAGATCTTCCAGTTGCTGGTCTGGATAGCGTTCGCGCTGTACATCACCGGCTATTGGGACGACATCTACCGCTATCTCGACAATATGACGCTGCACCTTGGCAAGAACAAGGTGACGGCGGCAGAGATCCTGCAGGGGCTCGTGTCGGTGGTGGTCACGCTGGTGCTGGCGATGTGGGCCGGTGCCGCGATGGAAGAGCGGCTGATGGGCGTGGAAACGCTCAATTCGAACGTGCGGGTGGTGCTGGCGCGGATCGGGCGGGCGCTGCTGATCGTGTTCGCCGTGCTGTTCAGCCTGAACCTGGTGGGGATCGATCTCACCGTGCTGTCCGTGTTTGGCGGCGCGCTGGGTGTCGGTCTCGGTCTTGGGCTGCAGAAGATCGCCAGCAACTACATTTCCGGCTTCATCATCCTGCTGGATCGCAGCCTGCAGATCGGCGACATGATCACCGTGGACAAATGGAGCGGCCGCGTGGCGCGGATCAACACACGCTATACGATCCTGCAAGGGCTCGACGGGGTGGAATCGATCGTGCCGAACGAAATGTTCGTGTCGAGCCCGGTGCAGAACACCACGTTGACGAACAAGGAAGTATGGCTCAGCACCAAAGTGTTCGTTTCCTACGATACCGACCTCGATTTCGCGCTGGGTTTGCTGGAAAAAGCGGCCGCTTCCGTGCCACGCGTATTGCAATCGAAACCGCCGGGCGCCTCGCTGCTCAATTTCGGCGCCGATGGGCTGGAATTGCAGGTGGGGTTCTGGATCGGCGACCCGGAAAAGGGGCGCGGCGGCGTTACGTCCGACGTCAACCGGGCGATCTGGAAAGCGCTGAAGGAGCACGAAGTGCTGGTGCCGTATCCGGCACGCGAGATGCGCATTATCGGAGCGTCAACGGTTTCCGGGCAGGATCTGGGAATACCACAGGAAACGGCGTGA
- a CDS encoding DesA family fatty acid desaturase — protein MNAVLDFLTHGITGLSNWQTVIYTLIVTHITIAAVTIYLHRHQAHRALELHAIPSHFFRFWLWLTTGQVTKEWAAVHRKHHAKCDTEEDPHSPVTRGIKKVFWEGAELYRAETKNKETLNKYGHGTPDDWIERNLYTKYSWQGVALLLILNVTLFGAKGLTVWAVQMLWIPITAAGIINGIGHYWGYRNFDCSDAATNIIPWGIIIGGEELHNNHHTYATSAKLSSKWYEFDIGWAYIRMMEMVGLAKVKKLPPKPKFATAKLQADIETLQAVIANRYDVMAKYAKSVKHAWDEEVEHLKHKPQLESSFLKSARKLMQREPAKLEAAQKEHLSELFQHSKALETMHNMRVELGVIWERSHFTREELVHKLQDWCQRAEASGIKALQEFSLRLRSYA, from the coding sequence TTGAACGCTGTTTTGGACTTCCTGACGCATGGCATTACTGGTCTGTCTAACTGGCAAACCGTCATCTATACGCTGATCGTCACACACATCACGATCGCGGCCGTCACGATCTACCTGCACCGGCACCAGGCGCACCGCGCGCTGGAGCTGCATGCGATCCCGAGTCATTTCTTCCGCTTCTGGCTGTGGCTGACCACGGGCCAGGTCACGAAGGAATGGGCAGCCGTGCACCGCAAGCACCATGCCAAATGCGATACCGAAGAAGATCCGCACAGCCCCGTTACGCGCGGCATCAAGAAGGTGTTCTGGGAAGGCGCCGAACTGTACCGCGCTGAAACGAAGAACAAGGAAACGCTGAACAAGTACGGCCACGGCACGCCGGACGACTGGATCGAGCGCAACCTGTACACGAAATACAGCTGGCAGGGCGTGGCACTGCTGCTGATCCTGAACGTCACGCTGTTTGGTGCCAAGGGCCTCACGGTCTGGGCCGTGCAGATGCTGTGGATCCCGATCACGGCCGCCGGCATCATCAATGGCATCGGCCATTACTGGGGTTACCGCAACTTCGACTGTTCGGATGCCGCCACCAACATCATTCCTTGGGGCATCATCATTGGCGGCGAGGAGTTGCATAACAACCACCACACGTATGCCACGTCGGCCAAGCTGTCGTCCAAGTGGTATGAGTTCGACATCGGCTGGGCTTATATCCGCATGATGGAAATGGTGGGCCTGGCAAAGGTGAAGAAGCTGCCGCCGAAGCCGAAGTTTGCCACCGCCAAACTGCAGGCCGATATCGAAACGCTGCAGGCCGTGATCGCCAACCGCTATGACGTAATGGCCAAATATGCCAAGTCCGTCAAGCACGCGTGGGACGAGGAAGTGGAACACCTGAAGCACAAGCCCCAGCTGGAATCCAGCTTCCTGAAGTCCGCCCGCAAGCTGATGCAGCGCGAGCCGGCCAAGCTGGAAGCGGCGCAGAAAGAACACTTGAGCGAGCTGTTCCAGCATAGCAAGGCGCTCGAGACCATGCACAATATGCGCGTGGAACTGGGCGTGATCTGGGAGCGTTCGCACTTCACCCGCGAAGAGCTGGTGCACAAGCTGCAGGACTGGTGCCAGCGCGCCGAAGCTTCCGGCATCAAGGCACTGCAAGAGTTCTCCCTGCGCCTGCGCAGCTACGCCTGA
- the rpmG gene encoding 50S ribosomal protein L33, whose amino-acid sequence MAKTGRDKIKLESTAGTGHFYTTTKNKRTMPGKMEIMKFDPKARKHVTYKETKIK is encoded by the coding sequence ATGGCAAAAACTGGCCGCGACAAAATCAAGCTGGAATCGACCGCTGGTACGGGTCACTTCTACACCACGACCAAGAACAAGCGCACGATGCCTGGCAAAATGGAGATCATGAAGTTCGATCCCAAAGCCCGCAAACACGTGACGTACAAGGAAACCAAGATCAAGTAA
- the rpmB gene encoding 50S ribosomal protein L28, protein MARVCQVTGKKPMVGNNVSHANNKTKRRFLPNLQNRRIFVESENRWVSLRLSNAGLRVIDKVGIDAVLADMRARGEKV, encoded by the coding sequence ATGGCACGTGTTTGCCAAGTCACTGGGAAGAAGCCGATGGTCGGCAACAACGTTTCCCATGCAAACAACAAGACCAAGCGTCGTTTTCTGCCGAACCTGCAGAACCGCCGCATCTTCGTTGAATCTGAAAACCGCTGGGTCTCCCTGCGTCTGTCCAACGCCGGTCTGCGCGTGATCGACAAGGTCGGCATCGACGCCGTCCTGGCCGACATGCGCGCTCGTGGCGAAAAAGTCTAA
- the radC gene encoding RadC family protein translates to MSISNWPVHQRPRERLIRDGAQALSDAELLAVFLRVGVRGKNAVELAGDMVRHFGSLQALLRASLKDFTDVPGLGPAKYAQLNAVIELARRAISDEMLSGESICSPQAAKQYLRLAMAGRPYESFHVLFLDVRNRLIAARELFRGTLTHTSVYPREVVREALTRNAASVMLAHNHPSGTPEPSEADVLLTRSLVQALALVDIRILDHFVVAGHRVHSFAENGQI, encoded by the coding sequence ATGAGCATCTCGAACTGGCCGGTCCACCAGCGCCCCCGCGAACGCCTGATCCGCGATGGCGCGCAGGCATTGTCGGACGCGGAGCTGCTGGCCGTTTTCCTGCGCGTAGGCGTGCGCGGCAAGAATGCCGTCGAACTGGCGGGCGACATGGTACGGCACTTCGGTTCCCTGCAAGCGTTGCTGCGCGCCAGCCTGAAGGACTTCACCGACGTGCCGGGCCTGGGGCCGGCCAAGTATGCGCAACTGAATGCCGTGATCGAACTGGCGCGGCGGGCGATCAGCGACGAGATGCTGTCCGGCGAATCGATCTGCTCGCCCCAGGCGGCCAAGCAATACCTGCGGCTGGCCATGGCGGGACGGCCCTACGAATCATTCCACGTGTTGTTCCTGGACGTGCGCAACCGCTTGATCGCGGCACGCGAACTGTTCCGCGGCACGCTCACGCACACCAGCGTCTACCCGCGCGAAGTCGTGCGCGAGGCGCTGACCCGCAATGCCGCCAGCGTGATGCTGGCGCATAACCATCCATCGGGCACGCCGGAGCCCAGCGAGGCCGATGTCCTGCTCACGCGCTCGCTGGTGCAGGCACTGGCCCTGGTCGATATCCGCATCCTCGACCATTTCGTTGTGGCGGGGCATCGCGTCCATTCCTTCGCGGAGAATGGCCAGATTTAA
- a CDS encoding FKBP-type peptidyl-prolyl cis-trans isomerase — translation MSNVVTPSAYLTLHYRLAQLDGTDIVSTFDGNPATLMLGSGQLAPVLEELLLGLPEGTHKTFDLEPGVAFGPRNPDLVRPVTRATLDENSVPGAEYRVGDLVDFAAPGGGRFSGILRELHDDAAIFDFNHPLAGQPVRFEVNLISVL, via the coding sequence ATGTCGAACGTCGTCACCCCATCCGCGTACCTCACCCTGCATTACCGACTGGCCCAGCTGGACGGTACCGATATCGTCTCCACCTTCGACGGCAACCCGGCCACGCTGATGCTCGGTTCCGGCCAGCTGGCTCCGGTGCTGGAAGAGCTGCTGCTCGGCCTGCCGGAAGGCACGCACAAGACATTCGACCTGGAGCCGGGCGTCGCCTTCGGCCCCCGCAATCCCGACCTGGTCCGGCCCGTCACCCGTGCCACGCTGGACGAGAATTCGGTACCTGGCGCGGAATACCGCGTGGGTGACCTGGTCGACTTCGCGGCGCCGGGCGGCGGCCGTTTTTCCGGCATCCTGCGCGAGTTGCATGACGATGCCGCCATCTTCGACTTCAACCATCCGCTGGCCGGCCAGCCGGTGCGCTTCGAAGTGAACCTGATTTCCGTGCTGTAA
- the ispH gene encoding 4-hydroxy-3-methylbut-2-enyl diphosphate reductase: MQTDKEILLAQPRGFCAGVDRAIEIVERALQQFGAPIYVRHEIVHNAYVVEDLRAKGAIFIEDLDDVPAGNTLVFSAHGVSKAVRAEAEARGLAIFDATCPLVTKVHVEVAKMRKSGCEIIMIGHDGHPEVEGTMGQAEEGMHLVETIDDVATLQVANPENLAYVSQTTLSVDDTAEIIEALKARFPAIQEPKKGDICYATTNRQEAVKFMAPQVEVVVVVGSPNSSNSNRLREVARKMGTPAYMVDRAEQIDPAWLEGHQRIGVTAGASAPEVLVQAVIDRLKELGAKSVRPLEGVEENVTFPLPKGLV; encoded by the coding sequence ATGCAAACCGATAAAGAAATCCTCCTGGCCCAGCCGCGCGGCTTTTGCGCCGGCGTCGACCGCGCGATCGAGATCGTCGAACGCGCATTGCAGCAGTTCGGCGCCCCCATCTACGTGCGCCACGAAATCGTGCACAACGCCTATGTCGTCGAAGACCTGCGCGCCAAGGGTGCCATCTTCATCGAGGACCTCGACGACGTGCCGGCCGGGAACACGCTGGTGTTTTCCGCGCATGGCGTGTCGAAGGCCGTGCGTGCCGAAGCCGAAGCGCGCGGCCTGGCCATCTTCGATGCCACCTGCCCGCTGGTGACGAAAGTGCACGTGGAAGTGGCCAAGATGCGCAAGTCCGGCTGCGAGATCATCATGATCGGCCACGATGGCCACCCGGAAGTGGAAGGCACGATGGGCCAGGCCGAGGAAGGCATGCACCTGGTGGAAACCATCGACGATGTGGCAACACTGCAGGTGGCCAACCCGGAAAACCTGGCCTACGTGTCGCAGACCACGCTGTCGGTCGACGATACCGCCGAGATCATCGAGGCGCTGAAGGCGCGCTTCCCGGCCATCCAGGAGCCGAAGAAGGGCGACATCTGCTATGCCACCACGAACCGCCAGGAAGCGGTGAAATTCATGGCGCCTCAGGTCGAAGTCGTCGTTGTCGTCGGCAGCCCGAACAGCTCGAATTCGAACCGCCTGCGCGAAGTGGCCCGCAAGATGGGCACGCCCGCCTACATGGTGGACCGCGCCGAGCAGATCGATCCGGCCTGGCTCGAAGGCCACCAGCGCATCGGCGTCACGGCGGGTGCCTCGGCACCCGAGGTGCTGGTGCAGGCCGTCATCGACCGGTTGAAGGAACTGGGGGCGAAGAGCGTTCGCCCGCTGGAAGGCGTCGAGGAAAACGTCACGTTCCCGTTGCCGAAAGGCCTCGTTTGA
- a CDS encoding branched-chain amino acid ABC transporter permease, producing the protein MDTFIQQIINGLVLGSMYALVALGYTMVYGVLNLINFAHGDVLMIGAMIGLTILNLLGAHFPEMNGWLQLGIAILGAIPGCIIVNVLIERIAYRRLRNAPRLAPLITAIGMSILLQTFAMMIWGRNPLPFPQLLPSEPIAIGGAVISITQILLLALAALSMCALVLLVEKTKMGRAMRAVAENPRVAGLMGVDSNRVIVYTFAIGAALAAVAGVMWGANYASIQFAMGTIPGLKAFCAAVLGGIGNIYGAMIGGIVLGIIESLGAGYIGDLTGGFLGSHYQDIFAFIVLILVLTVRPSGIMGERVADRA; encoded by the coding sequence ATGGATACCTTCATCCAACAAATTATCAACGGGCTGGTGCTGGGCAGCATGTATGCGCTGGTCGCACTGGGGTACACCATGGTGTACGGCGTGTTGAACCTGATCAACTTCGCCCATGGCGACGTGCTGATGATCGGCGCCATGATTGGCCTGACGATCCTCAACCTCCTCGGCGCGCATTTCCCCGAGATGAATGGCTGGCTGCAGCTGGGCATCGCCATCCTCGGCGCCATTCCCGGCTGTATCATCGTCAACGTGCTGATCGAACGCATCGCCTACCGCCGGCTGCGCAACGCGCCGCGCCTGGCGCCGCTGATCACCGCGATCGGCATGTCGATCCTGCTGCAGACGTTCGCGATGATGATCTGGGGCCGCAACCCGCTGCCGTTCCCGCAACTGCTGCCTTCGGAGCCGATCGCCATCGGCGGGGCCGTCATCAGCATCACGCAGATCCTGCTGCTGGCCCTGGCCGCGCTGTCCATGTGCGCGCTCGTGCTGCTCGTGGAGAAAACCAAGATGGGCCGGGCGATGCGCGCCGTGGCCGAGAACCCGCGCGTGGCGGGGCTCATGGGCGTCGATTCGAACCGCGTGATCGTCTACACGTTCGCGATCGGCGCCGCGCTGGCCGCCGTGGCCGGCGTGATGTGGGGCGCCAATTATGCGTCGATCCAGTTCGCGATGGGCACGATTCCCGGCCTGAAGGCGTTTTGCGCCGCCGTGCTGGGCGGTATCGGCAATATCTATGGCGCGATGATCGGCGGGATCGTGCTGGGCATCATCGAAAGCCTGGGCGCCGGCTACATCGGTGACCTGACCGGGGGCTTCCTCGGCAGCCATTACCAGGACATCTTCGCCTTCATCGTGCTGATCCTGGTGCTGACGGTGCGACCGTCCGGCATCATGGGCGAACGCGTGGCCGACCGCGCCTGA
- a CDS encoding ABC transporter permease subunit has translation MALLNFDTSRDPKKAYTSMALLLAVMLVFPFIAQNFGNSWVRIADLALLYIMLALGLNVVVGFAGLLDLGYIAFYAVGAYLTGLLASPQFATLLESIIMLHPAFGETLVVILGEDIRTNGIHLSVWFIVPFAAALAGLFGAILGAPTLKLRGDYLAIVTLGFGEIIRIFMNNLNDPINFTNGPQGINLIDPIRVFGVDLAGEQGSGAMVSIGAWQLPSVNAYYFLFLGLTIATIFITARLQHSRLGRAWVAIREDEIAAKAMGINTRNVKLLAFSMGASFGGVAGAMFAAFQGFVSPESFSLTESIAVLAMVVLGGIGHIPGVVLGGLLLAALPEVLRHVVEPVQMQLFGKVLIEAEVLRQLLYGLALVLIMLVRPAGLWPSPKHEDRPDGDSDTKGKATGVVAA, from the coding sequence ATGGCACTGCTCAATTTCGATACCTCGCGCGACCCGAAAAAGGCTTATACCAGCATGGCGCTGCTGCTGGCGGTCATGCTGGTCTTCCCGTTCATCGCCCAGAACTTCGGCAACTCGTGGGTACGCATCGCCGACCTGGCGCTGCTGTACATCATGCTGGCGCTGGGCCTGAACGTGGTGGTCGGCTTTGCCGGCCTGCTGGACCTGGGCTATATCGCGTTCTACGCGGTGGGCGCCTACCTGACAGGCCTGCTGGCCTCGCCACAATTCGCCACGCTCCTCGAATCGATCATCATGCTGCACCCGGCGTTCGGGGAAACGCTGGTGGTCATTCTCGGCGAGGACATCCGCACGAACGGCATCCACCTGTCCGTGTGGTTCATCGTGCCGTTCGCGGCGGCGCTGGCCGGCCTGTTCGGCGCGATCCTGGGCGCCCCCACGCTCAAGCTGCGCGGCGACTACCTGGCCATCGTCACGCTGGGCTTCGGCGAGATTATCCGGATCTTCATGAACAACCTGAACGATCCGATCAACTTCACGAACGGCCCGCAGGGGATCAACCTGATCGATCCGATCCGGGTGTTCGGCGTGGACCTGGCGGGCGAGCAGGGCTCCGGCGCGATGGTGTCCATCGGTGCCTGGCAGCTCCCGTCCGTCAACGCCTACTACTTCCTGTTCCTGGGCCTGACGATCGCCACGATCTTCATCACGGCGCGCCTGCAGCATTCGCGGCTGGGCCGCGCCTGGGTGGCCATCCGCGAGGATGAAATCGCCGCGAAGGCCATGGGCATCAATACCCGCAACGTGAAGCTGCTGGCCTTTTCGATGGGCGCCTCGTTCGGCGGCGTGGCGGGCGCCATGTTCGCCGCGTTCCAGGGCTTTGTGTCGCCCGAATCGTTCTCGCTGACCGAATCGATTGCCGTGCTGGCGATGGTGGTCCTGGGCGGCATCGGCCACATCCCGGGCGTGGTGCTGGGCGGGCTGCTGCTGGCGGCGCTGCCGGAAGTGCTGCGCCACGTCGTCGAACCGGTGCAGATGCAGCTGTTCGGCAAGGTACTGATCGAGGCCGAAGTGCTGCGCCAACTGCTGTATGGCCTGGCGCTGGTGCTGATCATGCTGGTGCGCCCGGCGGGCTTGTGGCCTTCGCCGAAGCACGAGGATCGCCCCGATGGCGATTCCGATACCAAGGGCAAGGCGACCGGCGTCGTGGCAGCGTAA
- a CDS encoding ABC transporter ATP-binding protein, with translation MSEEVILNIQGVNKRFGGLQALTDVRINIKRGQIYGLIGPNGAGKTTFFNVITGLYQPDTGTFELAGKPYSPSAPHAVAKAGIARTFQNIRLFGEMTALENVMVGRHVRTRQGVFGAVFRHKAAREEEKAIRIRAQELLDFVGIGQFASRTSKYLSYGDQRRLEIARALATDPQLLALDEPAAGMNATEKLALRELLVKIKAEGKTVLLIEHDVKLMMGLCDRISVLEYGKLIAEGLPHEIQSNQAVIDAYLGGSH, from the coding sequence ATGAGCGAAGAAGTCATCCTGAACATCCAGGGCGTCAATAAACGGTTCGGCGGGCTGCAGGCGCTGACGGACGTCCGCATCAACATCAAGCGGGGCCAGATCTATGGCCTGATCGGCCCGAACGGGGCCGGCAAGACCACGTTCTTCAACGTGATCACGGGCCTGTACCAGCCCGATACGGGCACTTTCGAACTGGCCGGCAAGCCGTATTCGCCTTCTGCCCCGCACGCGGTGGCAAAGGCGGGCATCGCCCGCACGTTCCAGAACATCCGCCTGTTCGGCGAGATGACGGCGCTGGAAAACGTGATGGTGGGGCGCCATGTGCGCACGCGCCAGGGCGTGTTCGGCGCGGTGTTCCGCCACAAGGCGGCGCGGGAAGAGGAAAAGGCGATCCGTATCCGTGCGCAGGAACTGCTGGACTTCGTCGGCATCGGGCAGTTCGCCAGCCGCACGTCGAAATACCTGTCGTATGGCGACCAGCGCCGGCTGGAAATCGCCCGCGCGCTGGCCACCGACCCGCAACTGCTGGCGCTGGACGAACCGGCCGCCGGCATGAACGCCACCGAAAAGCTGGCGCTGCGCGAGCTGCTCGTCAAGATCAAGGCCGAAGGCAAGACCGTGCTGCTGATCGAACACGACGTGAAGCTGATGATGGGCCTGTGCGACCGCATCAGCGTGCTCGAATACGGCAAGCTGATCGCCGAAGGCCTGCCGCATGAAATCCAAAGCAACCAGGCCGTCATCGACGCCTATCTGGGAGGGTCGCATTGA